The DNA region ACTGTGTGGTCGTAGAGCTGGCAGTGATCTTCGTCCGGTAAAACCCACACACGGCGTAGAAGATTATGAAGGAGAGGAACAGTTACTTTCACCATGGGAACGTTCAATGCCAGATGAAAATCGAAATCCCGAAACACTACCTGATCGTAAGTATGAGTGGGAAGAAGAAAGAAGGCGAATGGCACCTTATGTAAATGCGATTTGTTGTGTGGATTTTGATCCTCCGTTTTTTACAATTGGTatgttgatttttatttaatccGCAGAAGTTTTTGGGTTTTACAAAATGCTAAGATATTTATTCTGTAGTTTTTGTAAAATGTTGTTCTccttaattattaaaatgaatcagATTTTTTCGTATACTTTCATTGGTTATGAACATTTGGTAGGTACAGTGGAATGTCAGGAGTTGGTTTTTCACTTTTGATTATGATTACTATTAGCTCAAATATGTTCTATTTCTTCAGAAtcttaaattttgttttcattattagGCTTCAAATCAGTTATTCAAATGTACTATGTAAATGTCTGTACCCACCAGTTTAGTGCCTAAACGTTTCTGCTCATTCTTTCACTCTTGTTCTCAATATCCCTGTTatactattaaaatatatacgATTCCTGTGACttacttcatatttcatatgTATCCAGCtcacttacctacgcctgtcacccctcatgaaggagcataggccaccgatcagcattctccatcaaactctgttttagacaattctttccagttactatttatccttttgatgtctgcttccgattcttgACTCAGTGTATTCTTTGCCATTCCTCTTTTcagtttcctttcaggattccaagttagggctcatctcttgatgcagtttagtgatttccaCAATGCATGTTCTATCCACCTCCACCATCTTTCCCtagtttcctcttcagctgggagTTGGTATATTCTCTCACACAGTTGGCTACTGCTGATGGTGCCCGGTCAACAAtcgacattgagtatcttgtgaagacaattgtttataaatgccTGTGCctctttgatgatggttgtagtagttctccaattttcaGCTCCCTACAGTAGAATCGTCCTAATGTTCGCATTGAACAATgggactttgatattggttgatggCTATTTCTAGTTCCGTATGtttttcaactgtaggaatgctgcccttatattgtcaatcctcgcctttacgtctgcatcgggtcttcattgttcatcgatgatactgtcCAGGTGCGTGAAAATTTCAACATCCTGCAGAGTTTCCTGATTAGGTGTGATTGGGTCGCTATTCTTCGTATTATATTTcaggatcttggttttccccttgtgtgtgttgaggccCATTGATCCAaagtgttgtgactttatgtccggctagttatcacgtggtTTATCCACCtttcaaaatacgacttataaaatcttagcactgtgccaaaccaatgatcttcgaccggtatgagcagcctagcgtccttattggtcctatgttcgcctaacccgtccacttgagtccagaacacaaataccagcttccaatatgcgaatcgaatcatttatttcagacatactgggtttatatatcaaccaaacaaaCCGCAACACattataaaataggaaataacattcatacacaataaagccaaaaagtggctgtgaacgtgggaggcagtagtcagtaaactgaacatagcttaagaacagtaaatcgtacaataataaaatataaatcaaaataaagcttatggcAGGGGGaatatatacataatctagttgctgaatatttataccataagaatatttaagtaatattagttcattaatataaacccagtatatttaaaatatttttgattgagatcatgaagtgattgatgttagaccctcacaattgaaaacctggaagcactggacggccgtttcgtcctattgtgggactcctcagcagtgcgcatatgCTTTGCATAGTGagagctggtattggtgttctggattcaaGTGGACGGGTTAAGCGAACATAAGACCAATgagacgctaggctgctcataccggtcgaaggtcattggtttggcacagtgctaagattttACGTGATTTCTAGGGGCCCATAAAGACACAACTATAACATCAAAACGTAAAAAAATACAACAATTATGTATCAAACTAAATCTTACAAGTTTCAGTATGCAAAAATACAATAGTTTTAGTATTTAATGTttgtataacaaaaatataaacattaacTTCATATAGAACAGTTCCATAGGTTTAACTTTACCGAATACGTATTTCAACATAGCAGTTTTGTCGTATTGTAATGAAAAGTTCAAAATGTTACTGATAAACTTACTACTTACAAAAAGACTTACTGATTTTGGTATTAGTTGATATTCTTAACTGAAGAAAAAAACTTTCTGTAAGCTCATAGAAGTCGTTTGATTTGGTGGGAGGCGGACATAGACTAACTTGgtcttttttcttcttaaacTGTATAGCAATAATGCATTACTTAAATTAGTATTTTGTTTACACAATTCCTCCACATGTTcttctttttcaaaaaaaaacaaacaaaataatagaAATTCAAGTTACACATGAAACATTGAAGTTTTTCACTGATTTAGTTGCTAATCTTGGTCCAAAATTACGTACAGCTACTTTATTATCAAAAGTTAGACGAGTTAGACATGGACCAATCACAGCGGAAAATTCATTACTTATGAAACATTTACATAATATACCTATTGAATTTTATCATGAATTTATTCAATGTATCAATGATATATTAATACAATATAAAAAACATGATAAAAATTTATCTATACCATTAGAAATGGATTTTATAGAAGATTTGAACttattaaaatgtttaatgAATCGTACACAAGGTAAATATGGTTATCATGTATTTGAGAATTTGTTTCAATGTAATCAATTATATTCAATAGGATTTGAATGTACTAAACAATATAAATATCGTATGATTCCAAtaaattcttaattattattgatgattattatttgtatattcCTACAATGTGTACATAATGTTTCAATATATTAATTGTATATAAATTTCATGTATTATAACTTTCTGTTTATGAAAATCatcatttagaaaaaaatgttttgtaaACCTTTGTACGAAATGATTATATTATGTTAGGTAAACTCACTTTGAGAGTCTTTTGCTTGTTTATTCTTATCAGTCCTACTCACTaacttctcgcggcattacagTTGTTtccaaaattgagaggacgaataGCAAACGTCCGGTGTTTTAACCGAGttagtggatacggaggatccacctagaaaagttggaaaaccctaattccaaaccaatggtgtacatgggctccaagatcctacggaaacaaatgacgtatgagcCAGTTATTGATCACgagctaccatgtgactgcatccttatgttgctccactgtcttgtggattagacctttagatgaAAGGTTTGAGGTGttgccctctaagaaaaccatcttcttcggtttgagcacctgggcaatatcccagccctcacacaattCGAATGAATGAtatatgtggcgcatatctgtttggtgcctccttgtaccaatgtttatgtgtttaaataaatgaatataaaattattatcagtaaaTGAAAATTGCCTATAAGCAccagtattttttttaaatgcatATGACAACCAAGTAGAAAGTGAAGTATGTATGCACTGAATGATAACTATTCTacattagttaattaataaaatcCAAGAAAATTATATCATTATGTGTTGGTAGCAATTTAGGGCCAGGATTTTGAATGGTGACTTCACGCGGGTTATGGGTTCAACAAGGCATAACAGAGATTCACTACTGAATCTATAGAACAAAAATGCTAGTTAACATGGAGTCATTGAGGAGTATTACTTCGAGTAATCTCTGTCTGTGAGACTAAAGTGAGTGTTAGAACTTTTCA from Schistosoma haematobium chromosome ZW, whole genome shotgun sequence includes:
- the TRUB2_1 gene encoding TruB pseudouridine (psi) synthase 2 (EggNog:ENOG410VBUD~COG:J) yields the protein MNKVMYNPGRIQLFNLLNGILCVYKSPGLNVEKLTRNVKCSLADAFNSLPAEKQSIRTIIQTSGDVNCTLPKIITEPDIVDSDLVLGKRFLPGDVMLYPIDPLSDFMSGVQVYGIGEDGIYNYADKFEQSSWLKTYHLTCMMGRASTDGTANSTTLLRASWRHVQKCKIDQVLVGLQAQFNASGLLQAGLRPNSQNAYLALCGRRAGSDLRPVKPTHGVEDYEGEEQLLSPWERSMPDENRNPETLPDRKYEWEEERRRMAPYVNAICCVDFDPPFFTIEIQVTHETLKFFTDLVANLGPKLRTATLLSKVRRVRHGPITAENSLLMKHLHNIPIEFYHEFIQCINDILIQYKKHDKNLSIPLEMDFIEDLNLLKCLMNRTQGKYGYHVFENLFQCNQLYSIGFECTKQYKYRMIPINS